TTCTCCTGTGCAGCCCTCATCACCTGTGATGACCACATCATGGTCCTCTTCTAATGTGCAGCCTTCATCACCTGTGATGACCACATCATCTTCCTCTGCCCTTGTGCAGCCCTCATCACCTGTGATGACCACATCATGGTCCTCTTCTAATGTGCAGCCCTCATCACCTGTGATGACCACATCATCTTCCTCTGCCCTTGTGCAGCCCTCATCACCTGTGAAGACCACATCATCTTCCTCTGCACTTGTGCAGCCCTCATCATCTGTGATGACCACATCATCGTCGTCTTCTCCTGTGCAGCCCTCATCACCTGTGAAGACCACATCATCGTCCTCTTCTCCTGTGCAGCCCTCATCACCTGTGAAGACCACATAATCGTCCTCTTCTCCTGTGCAGCCCTCATCACCTGTGAAGACCACATCATCGTCCTCTTCTCCTGTGCATCCCTCTACACCCTTGCCCTGTGCTGCTTCCACCCCTGTGATTTCCTCATCACAGGTGTCTGAGACACTATCTTTAATGGAGGTGGGTAATTGAGATTAGTAAGAACTGTTTAATGTGAATTCACAGACCTAATATTATTATCATCTATGTCATGGTGCAAGAAGATTTTATGATACAGTTGTATTGTACAGAGTTTCTGTTTGTGATTATCAAACCGTGCCAAGTGTGCCATCTACTAAGGCCTTATTTGCTGAGCTACAGTTTGAAATATATCTAGTTGAAATAACTGTTTTTTACtcttaagtgttttatttttttaattattattatttacatttaattattatatacaaTTTTATGTACATTAGTTTTGTTTGCCTTAATGAGTGCATCTGGAAAAAGAACAATCAAGAAAAAGACAGGTTTGTAATTAACCAtgcactttaaatgcttaaatgagttcCTCTTGTTGAAAATCAGTTGGATTCTGGCAGTTGTCTATCCCATTAAGcaagtttttaaacatttagttAAAGAAATAATTTTGCATGATTTAAGTAAGTGTaacatttttctcatttagtATTCTGGGAGTGCCTACAGTGATTCAGATGTTACGGACTACAGTGATGTTGACTACATACCCCAGATCAGCTCAGATGAATCAGatggaagtgcttctggacaaAGCAAGGCTGAAAGAAGTTCAGATGGATCAAACAATAAGTCTGAATGTAGTGATCCTAGACCCAACAAACGTTTAAGACATACTAAATcaaccctttcaaaaaggaaAGCTGAAGAGGCAGGTAGTtcatctgccaaatgtatgACAGCAGTGTCATCAAAAAGGATGAAATGCCAAACTGAAGAGACCAAAACCTCATCTGACAAAAAGACTTTGGTTCAGTCAATGCCATCACCACAAAAAAAGAGCAGGtcatataacaaaaaacagtatTGCCTTTATTGCTCTAAGCCATATGCAAAAATGGCAAGACACCTTGAGTTTGTACATCGCAATGAAGTAGAGGTTGCAAAGGCTGTAGCTTTCCCAAAACGTTCCAAAGAACGAAGAGTCCAGTTAAACCTTCTTAGAAAAAGGGGCAACTTTGCCCACAACACAGATGTGGTGAGAAAAGGGGAAGGTGAGATGATTGCCTGCTACCgtccaaaaaagtgcaaaaACCCCAAAGAATTTATCCACTGTATTCACTGTCAAGGCCTTTACAACAAGCTCAGCCTATGGAAACACATTCAAAACTGTCCACTTAAACCGAAGGATGATGATGCTCAGGGCAGAAAAAGAGTAAGATCTCTTTGTGCCCTAAAAACACCTGTTGGCTTAGAGGTGAGTAAAGGTTTCAAGAAAGTACTTTCCCTGATGAACTATGACGAAGTTTCACGGGTGATTCATAGTGACAGATGCATCATGCAACTGGGAGAGCACATGTTTAACAGGATGGGATCTGATGTGACCAAACATGACTACATCCGACAGAAAATGAGAGAAGTTGGCAGACTTCTTCTTGAAGCAAGAAGGATAACCCCACTGAAAACAATGGAGGACTTCATGATACCAGCAAACTTCAAACATGTCATATCAGCTGTGAAAGTTGTGTCTGGCTTTGACGAAGAGAAGAACTCTTACCGCATTCCCTCTTTAGCCCTCAAACTTGGACATTCTTTAAAAAAGATCTTTAGCATTGTTGAAAGTAATGCGATGATGTATGGAGACCATGAGCGTGCTGAGTGTGCTCGAGACTTCAGAAAAGTACACCAAGCAAGGTGGAATGAATACATTTCTGCTGGTGCTATAACTACATTGAAGGAAGCCAAGTGGAATGCACCACAGATCATTCCTTTCACTCAGGATGTCAAAGTCCTGCACGCACATCTAGAAAAGAAACGGGATAAATTCCTTAATAAACTTAAAAACTGCCCGTCTGCAGACAGCTATGCTGCTTTGGCCAAAGTCACACTCTCCCAAGTTATCCTGTTCAATAGACGAAGAGAAGGTGAGGTGTCACGGATGCTTTTTTCAGCTTTTCAAAGCCGGGATTCTTCTGAGCTGCATGAAGACATAGCCATCTGTCTTTCTGAGTTCGAGAGGAAGCTGTGTAAACACTTTACCAGAGTAGAGATCCGTGGTAAGCGAGGGAGAAAGGTCCCTGTCCTCCTCAAACCTTCATTGGTTTCTGCCATGGAGCTGCTTGTTGAAACACGTGAGGCTTGTGGTGTCCCAAATGAGAATCCTTTTATGTTTGCCAGATCTGGTGCAATGTCTGCCTACAGAGGAGGAGAGTGCATAAGTAAAGCTGCTCGTGAATGTGGCATTAAGAATCCTGAAGCTCTTTCCTCAACCAGGCTCAGGAAACACATAGCTACCATGTCAAAGATTCTCAACCTTGATGAAAATGAAGCAGATCAACTGGCTGATTTTCTCGGTCACGATATAAGGATCCACAGACAGTATTACCGGTTACCAGAGGGGACATTGCAGCTGGCAAAAATGAGTAAGGTCTTAATGGCAATGGAGAAAGGAACACTGTCCAGCTTTAAAGGAAAGAGACTTGATGACATTGAAATCGACCCAAATGGTATGTATGAAATTAGATTTTTGTGCGAGTCTGTGCTTTACAAATTTGCAAATCTGTATTTATCTTTCATCATCTTTTGCAAAAAATGCATTGACTGATTCCTTTTATTGTTATAGAGCAACTTGAGGCCGAAGGTGATACAATGTCAAGTGATGAAGAGGATTGTAGTGACCTACCTCAGACAACATCACCAGTACCAGCAGAGACTGATCAACCATCTGCTTCACAGAAAGATCaaggtaaaaaaatctttaaactaCACAAACAGCAAGAAATGGCAAACCCTGAATTACTAAATACAATACCTATAGGCAACAGTAGCAAGACAGGAGCTTTTCAAAATTTGAGTTTGTTGTACAGTCAGTTTGAAGAAATAGATAAACATATATTATGTGATTTTGTCATTTGTTCACTAATTCTGCCTACACTGTTATGTGCAAAACCTGCAATGAAATTCacatacacagtatgatttttatttacattgttatattttaatgcatcaaTGCAGAATACTTAATTATAAAAAGGATTTTACTATACAGCTGTAATATGGTAAATTGGGTATATACAAGTCTTAAAAACAGTAATATGTgccccgtcacggaaaccagtgacacaagtcggcaAAACAACTTTTGAGCTAATGATAGAaaagcatttttatattttttgcagaATCTGTTGAGATCACGAAGTAGCCTCTACATGTTTGATATAGCagtatttgtatatttaaaagggTACATTTTGAGGTTGATATCTGCTTTTTTTAGAATGAAAGTTTCTAGAATGCAGTAGGTGGCGTCGTAGTCTGTGTGCATTTACATGCAGGATAAGCCAgcttttgtttcttttgttatTGCCCCTGCCCTCAGCGTGGCTACTTAACCTCTTGAAAATGAGCCCCACTGTAGCCCAAACCAACCTACGTTCACTAAAATGGTTGTTTTTACCAAAAATACTCACAGTTAGGAGTCTTCTTCGTTTCATAGCTATTCGAGCTAttcaagaaatcttacggagtagtctaatttcgactcgctctcgcagtactttgacgtcatcagcctgtcagttcttgcagcgccacatgaagtcgaacacacaaaacgaattcaacgatctttgtgtgacTTTTATGTTATTGGCTACGtattttgtctatcaatatttgccatgaagtcattggctgatggaggaacgattGAGCGATACAGTGATATACAGTGTTCAGACGTAAATAGTCATCAGATTGTATATTTATAATCTATTACCAGACTTTCAttcgaaatctgatgtaaacaatagactatatatttctatatttcacggcatttgtggacaaaaatggtcattggatgattcacacgtctgaaacagactggattcgacttgtgata
This is a stretch of genomic DNA from Misgurnus anguillicaudatus chromosome 7, ASM2758022v2, whole genome shotgun sequence. It encodes these proteins:
- the LOC141349239 gene encoding uncharacterized protein isoform X2; the protein is MEYSGSAYSDSDVTDYSDVDYIPQISSDESDGSASGQSKAERSSDGSNNKSECSDPRPNKRLRHTKSTLSKRKAEEAGSSSAKCMTAVSSKRMKCQTEETKTSSDKKTLVQSMPSPQKKSRSYNKKQYCLYCSKPYAKMARHLEFVHRNEVEVAKAVAFPKRSKERRVQLNLLRKRGNFAHNTDVVRKGEGEMIACYRPKKCKNPKEFIHCIHCQGLYNKLSLWKHIQNCPLKPKDDDAQGRKRVRSLCALKTPVGLEVSKGFKKVLSLMNYDEVSRVIHSDRCIMQLGEHMFNRMGSDVTKHDYIRQKMREVGRLLLEARRITPLKTMEDFMIPANFKHVISAVKVVSGFDEEKNSYRIPSLALKLGHSLKKIFSIVESNAMMYGDHERAECARDFRKVHQARWNEYISAGAITTLKEAKWNAPQIIPFTQDVKVLHAHLEKKRDKFLNKLKNCPSADSYAALAKVTLSQVILFNRRREGEVSRMLFSAFQSRDSSELHEDIAICLSEFERKLCKHFTRVEIRGKRGRKVPVLLKPSLVSAMELLVETREACGVPNENPFMFARSGAMSAYRGGECISKAARECGIKNPEALSSTRLRKHIATMSKILNLDENEADQLADFLGHDIRIHRQYYRLPEGTLQLAKMSKVLMAMEKGTLSSFKGKRLDDIEIDPNEQLEAEGDTMSSDEEDCSDLPQTTSPVPAETDQPSASQKDQGSSIPPKRKWEEVEVKAVEKHMMKFIKTCKVPGKQDCERCIQAEPEALKERTWTGVKNYVRNRITTLKKQGGL
- the LOC141349239 gene encoding uncharacterized protein isoform X1 — protein: MEYSGSAYSDSDVTDYSDVDYIPQISSDESDGSASGQSKAERSSDGSNNKSECSDPRPNKRLRHTKSTLSKRKAEEAGSSSAKCMTAVSSKRMKCQTEETKTSSDKKTLVQSMPSPQKKSRSYNKKQYCLYCSKPYAKMARHLEFVHRNEVEVAKAVAFPKRSKERRVQLNLLRKRGNFAHNTDVVRKGEGEMIACYRPKKCKNPKEFIHCIHCQGLYNKLSLWKHIQNCPLKPKDDDAQGRKRVRSLCALKTPVGLEVSKGFKKVLSLMNYDEVSRVIHSDRCIMQLGEHMFNRMGSDVTKHDYIRQKMREVGRLLLEARRITPLKTMEDFMIPANFKHVISAVKVVSGFDEEKNSYRIPSLALKLGHSLKKIFSIVESNAMMYGDHERAECARDFRKVHQARWNEYISAGAITTLKEAKWNAPQIIPFTQDVKVLHAHLEKKRDKFLNKLKNCPSADSYAALAKVTLSQVILFNRRREGEVSRMLFSAFQSRDSSELHEDIAICLSEFERKLCKHFTRVEIRGKRGRKVPVLLKPSLVSAMELLVETREACGVPNENPFMFARSGAMSAYRGGECISKAARECGIKNPEALSSTRLRKHIATMSKILNLDENEADQLADFLGHDIRIHRQYYRLPEGTLQLAKMSKVLMAMEKGTLSSFKGKRLDDIEIDPNEQLEAEGDTMSSDEEDCSDLPQTTSPVPAETDQPSASQKDQGKKIFKLHKQQEMANPELLNTIPIGNSSKTGAFQNLSLLYSQFEEIDKHILCDFVICSLILPTLLCAKPAMKFTYTV